In the genome of Candidatus Melainabacteria bacterium, the window ACTACATTAGTTATCTGAACGGCGTTGTCGAGACTCATTCAACCTGGGCAGAATGCCAGAAACGGGTGCATGGAAAACCCGCCAAATTCAAAAAGGTCAAATCAAAACAAGAAGAGCTGGACACCCTTAAAGGATGGGGTGCCGGCTAAATCTACCAGGCTTGATCTTCCCAATCAGTTAGTTCAGCACGGTTTATCAGACCGCGCCGAAAGGCTATGTTTAGAGCACGACAGCGATGATTGTATTCATCTTCGTCTGAAGCTCCTTTACTGGAAATACCGAACTTTGTGTACAAACATTTAAGACGAGCTTGGACTGCCTTCTCAGTGATATACAAACGCTTCGCGGTAGCTTTATCAGTAAACCCGAGTGCGATACAAATCAGCACCTCAAATTCAGCTTCGGTCAATCCAGTAGCACCACTTTCGGTGCGGCGAATAATTCTCTGAATGCGCGGATGAATCCAGCAGTCACCACTCAGAACGGCCTTAGTAGCGTCAATGACTTGCTGATCTGTGGAATCCTTCAAAACATATCCAAATGCGCCATCCGGAGGAACAAGCTTCCATAGCTTGCGCACGAATATTTCATCAGAATGATTGGATAAGATTATTACGCCCGTCTGAGGCATTTCCTTCAATATCTGTTCGGCCGATTTGATTCCAGAAAGCACCGGCATCTCGATATCGAGAAAAACAAGCGGTGGCTTATGCTCTCGAACAAGCTCAAGCGCGCGTTGACCATCAGCCGCCTCATAAAATGGTGAAAGCGATTCAAGGTTTTTCGAGAGCAACTCTCTCAGCCAGACACGCTCCCGCTCCTGATCGTCGGCTATTACAATGCCCAATAGAGAACGCTCCGAAGTTAGCGAGACAACCTTATACATGTCATTGTAACCTGTTTAAAAT includes:
- a CDS encoding response regulator transcription factor gives rise to the protein MYKVVSLTSERSLLGIVIADDQERERVWLRELLSKNLESLSPFYEAADGQRALELVREHKPPLVFLDIEMPVLSGIKSAEQILKEMPQTGVIILSNHSDEIFVRKLWKLVPPDGAFGYVLKDSTDQQVIDATKAVLSGDCWIHPRIQRIIRRTESGATGLTEAEFEVLICIALGFTDKATAKRLYITEKAVQARLKCLYTKFGISSKGASDEDEYNHRCRALNIAFRRGLINRAELTDWEDQAW